A genomic stretch from Salarias fasciatus chromosome 10, fSalaFa1.1, whole genome shotgun sequence includes:
- the LOC115395460 gene encoding endosialin-like, whose protein sequence is MRKMNRSSSSSCSSRTSLLCILWLLAVCLAPGSRGQRPREADGDQEAGRAQLEEKDAICHQDGCYAVFLQKRSFREAGRSCRERGGTLATMHTLEAAGVVHELLWATEAQGSRLRLRLWIGLHRPPRQCSTTRPLRGFVWVTGDQDGQFTNWLREDTPGTCAAPRCVAMTVHTSESGRESKDNFRWVDGSCAVPLDGYVCQYNYKGMCSPLGDEGEGPAVYTTPFHLVSTQLTHVPYGSVATIPCSTDVSDPEAPTEQTVLCMERDDSTVGWSRDAPLCSSASATQSQDWCSRDHGCEHFCQNTDTDYYCYCSEGFTIDEDGYSCKPDPLSQTDQPLSSDAASPTEEPQVKEVCVEMGCEHNCMETSRGIRCTCPPGYQISPDGRKCSDVDECQMQPCPQLCVNIPGTFHCTCHSGYQPDDEGECVDVDECLDEGSCEGTCENTVGSFTCLCSPGYELGSGGECVDVDECVGESPCQQQCLNYRGGYQCYCDNGYDLQSDGLTCQPSPDDEEYSTLTPDPSDAAHIFEFDPTRNVPWFSSFTPDPNFEVDTNFDVNWLTAAPEGISPEMSHRSDNDLNQWDALSPRRYHTTPCPTQKHNTGNEIDNEAEAKSGGRAASGGVGGKSSHGSRAGTREAEEPKLDSTEETPGEGAGSTAGKKKHDKSWLLVALLVPLCVFLVVMLALGIVYCTSCAVDKSLSFSNCYRWILPTTPPDRRDGKAQA, encoded by the exons atgaggaagatgaacaggagcagtagcagcagctgcagcagcagaacgagCCTCCTGTGCATCCTGTGGCTGCtggccgtctgtctggctcctggGAGCCGGGGCCAGAGGCCGAGGGAGGCCGACGGAGACCAGGAGGCAGGCCGagcccagctggaggagaaagacgCCATCTGCCACCAGGACGGATGCTAcgctgttttcctccagaagaGAAGCTTCAGGGAAGCGGGGCGGAGCTGCCGGGAGCGAGGTGGGACCCTGGCAACCATGCACACCCTGGAAGCAGCGGGTGTGGTCCACGAGCTGCTGTGGGCCACTGAGGCGCAGGGGTCCAGGTTGAGGCTTCGGCTTTGGATCGGGCTGCACAGACCTCCACGGCAGTGTTCGACCACCAGGCCCCTCAGAGGATTCGTCTGGGTCACAG GTGACCAGGATGGCCAGTTCACTAACTGGCTCCGTGAAGACACCCCGGGAACTTGTGCTGCTCCCCGCTGCGTGGCCATGACGGTCCACACGTCTGAGAGCGGCCGTGAGAGTAAAGACAATTTCCGGTGGGTTGACGGCTCATGCGCTGTGCCTTTGGACGGATATGTTTGCCAGTACAACTACAAAGGAATGTGTTCGCCTCTGGGGGACGAGGGTGAAGGCCCGGCTGTTTACACGACCCCGTTTCACCTCGTCAGCACTCAGCTGACTCACGTTCCCTACGGGTCTGTTGCCACTATTCCATGTTCCACAGACGTCTCAGACCCAGAAGCTCCCACCGAGCAGACAGTTCTGTGTATGGAGAGAGATGACAGTACAGTGGGCTGGTCCAGGGATGCCCCCCTCTGCTCATCCGCTTCTGCAACGCAGAGCCAGGACTGGTGCAGCAGGGACCATGGATGTGAGCATTTCTGCCAGAACACGGACACCGattactactgttactgctcTGAGGGCTTCACGATAGACGAGGACGGGTACAGCTGCAAGCCTGACCCCTTAAGCCAAACCGATCAGCCGCTGTCCTCTGATGCCGCCAGTCCCACTGAGGAACCACAGGTCAAGGAGGTCTGTGTGGAGATGGGCTGCGAGCACAACTGCATGGAGACGTCCCGGGGCATCCGCTGCACGTGTCCCCCGGGATACCAGATCAGTCCCGACGGCCGTAAATGCTCCGACGTGGACGAATGTCAAATGCAACCTTGTCCACAACTTTGTGTCAACATCCCGGGAACCTTCCACTGCACCTGCCACTCGGGGTACCAGCCGGACGACGAGGGCGAGTGTGTGGACGTCGACGAGTGCCTGGACGAAGGCAGTTGTGAAGGCACTTGTGAGAACACGGTGGGATCTTTCACATGCCTGTGCAGCCCCGGCTACGAGCTGGGGAGCGGGGGAGAGTGTGTCGATGTCGACGAGTGTGTGGGGGAGTCGCCCTGCCAGCAGCAGTGCCTCAACTACAGGGGAGGGTACCAGTGTTACTGTGACAACGGCTACGACCTGCAGTCCGACGGACTCACCTGCCAGCCCTCTCCTGATGATGAAGAATACTCCAcgttgacccctgaccccagtgACGCAGCTCATATATTTGAATTTGACCCAACCCGCAATGTTCCCTGGTTTTCGTCTTTCACCCCCGATCCAAACTTTGAAGTTGACACCAACTTTGATGTTAACTGGCTGACAGCAGCCCCTGAAGGAATCTCCCCTGAAATGTCTCATCGGTCGGACAACGACCTCAACCAGTGGGATGCCCTATCGCCGCGGCGCTATCACACAACCCCATGCccgacacaaaaacacaacacaggcaACGAAATTGACAATGAGGCCGAAGCTAAATCTGGTGGTAGAGCAGCTAGTGGCGGGGTCGGAGGTAAAAGCTCTCATGGGTCACGTGCTGGTACTAGGGAGGCAGAGGAGCCCAAGCTGGACAGTACAGAGGAGACACCAGGGGAAGGAGCTGGATCTACGGCAGGTAAAAAGAAGCATGACAAGAGCTGGCTACTTGTGGCCCTGCTCGTTCCTCTCTGCGTCTTCCTTGTGGTGATGCTGGCTCTGGGCATTGTTTACTGCACCAGCTGTGCAGTGGACAAGAGCCTCAGCTTTTCAAACTGCTATCGCTGGATACTCCCTACAACGCCTCCCGACAGAAGGGACGGCAAAGCCCAAGCATGA